A single window of Methanobrevibacter sp. TMH8 DNA harbors:
- the cbiQ gene encoding cobalt ECF transporter T component CbiQ, protein MNATITKIEQESWKDSTIHKLDGRIKLIFTVLIVVYAVYTQSFLVLLLLEIYLIILLLFSKVSIGYFAKRVLMILPFGGFIAIFQPFIKPGIVLFTLPLGLTISYEGILFGALLLSRLIVCLSAIVLLSSVTPLESIVNSMRKLGFPKEMSMILSMTVRYLFVFFDELENIRKAQKSRSFNIWNKKTSYLWRIKQIGYTIMMLFLKSFEKGEKVYYSMLARGYVGEATSYKKENPIRRIDYSIIVLTVIVIFSVEIVNLYGII, encoded by the coding sequence ATGAATGCAACAATAACTAAAATAGAACAAGAGTCTTGGAAAGACAGCACAATACATAAATTAGATGGTAGAATAAAACTTATTTTTACTGTCTTAATAGTAGTATATGCTGTATATACCCAAAGCTTTCTTGTTTTATTATTGTTAGAAATTTATTTAATAATACTACTTTTATTTTCAAAAGTTTCCATTGGTTATTTTGCAAAAAGAGTTCTAATGATTCTACCATTTGGAGGATTTATAGCTATTTTTCAGCCCTTCATAAAGCCAGGTATTGTGCTTTTTACACTACCTCTTGGATTAACCATAAGCTATGAAGGAATACTTTTTGGAGCACTGCTTCTCAGTCGTTTAATTGTTTGTCTTTCAGCTATTGTTCTTCTTTCATCTGTAACCCCACTTGAATCAATAGTCAATTCTATGCGAAAACTTGGTTTTCCAAAAGAAATGTCTATGATACTTAGTATGACTGTAAGATATCTTTTTGTTTTCTTTGATGAACTTGAAAATATAAGAAAAGCTCAAAAATCCAGATCTTTTAATATTTGGAATAAAAAAACTAGCTATCTTTGGAGAATAAAACAAATTGGCTATACAATAATGATGTTATTCTTAAAATCCTTTGAAAAAGGAGAAAAAGTTTATTATAGTATGCTAGCTAGAGGATATGTTGGTGAAGCTACTAGCTATAAAAAAGAAAATCCAATAAGGCGTATTGATTATAGTATAATAGTTTTAACAGTCATTGTT